GGTCAAGGAGAACCTGGGCTTCAAGTATCGTCACAGCAATCTCAAGTGGTCGAAGAACATTGTTCTATCGGCGCGGTTCGGTTTGAAACAGGATGATGTCGAGATGCTGCGCGATCGGGCGGCGGAGATTCTGGAGCAGCGCTGGTCGCGGCATCCGCACGAGGACATTTCCGCGGGTTGTTTTTTCAAGAACATTGAGGACAAAAATGCTCCGCACGGCAAGATTGCGGCGGGGTTTCTGCTGGAGCAGATTGGGGCCAAGCAGACGACGGTCGGTCAAGCCGGAGTGTATCCGAATCATGCGAACATTCTGATCAACAAAGGCGGTGCGAGCGCGTCTGATGTGCGGAAGCTGTCGCTGCTGTTGAAGCAAAAAGTTAAAGAAGCCTATGGCGTGGAGCTCAACGAAGAGGTAGTATTACTGGGTGACTTCAGCTAACGGAGGTAGATATCGACAATAATAGATAACGAATGAATTTATTGACTTGTGATCCGTTGAGACAGTTTCTCTTGCACATACTTGCGATCCTTGCCATTGTCGCCGCCGGACTGGGGCTGGGCATAGAAGTTGCCGAAGCCGCTCCGGGGGTGAGCATTGCGCTGAAGTTACCTCCCAACAATCTGACGAAGATCGAGCCGCGGGCGCCGGAAATCGGGTTTTCGAATTCGGCCGAGCCGCGCGGGCTGTTTGATTCCAATTACCTCAAGCGCTCGATTACCTTCAACTACGAAGACTACAGCGCCCTGCTGGTTTTCAATCAGAGTATAGGCCGCTTCGGCGGGTTCTCGGTCCCAATCGCGGCCGAGCCGAATGCGTTGCGCGACCGCATGATTGAGATCAATACGCGACGGGTGTTCCAGGAATCGGTGAAGAGTTCGCAGATGCGCCGCACGCAGCAGGGCGGCGGCGGTTTGCTGGAATTCGACATTCCAATCCGCACGCCGAAGGCGATCAAGTCGATCATCGGCGAGGGCGGCGCCGGGCTCAAGGTCAATGGCTACTACAAGATTTCGTTTGCCGGGCGCAGCCAGTGGCAGGACGGCGAGCGCGTGACGGCAGGGCAGAGCAAATTTCCGTCGTTGCAGATGGAACAGATCTCCAACTTCAATATCTCCGGCACGATCGGGTCGAAGATTTTCGTGGACGTCAATCAGGACTCCAAGCGGCAGGAGACGTTTGCCAATCGCATCCAGTTGCGCTACAAGGGGGAAGAAGACGACGTCATCAAGACCATCGAGTTGGGCAACACCAACCTGGCGTTGCCGTCGACCCGGTTTATCGGATATTCGCAGCGAATTCAGGGCTTGTTCGGGATCAAGACGACGGCCGAATTGGGAGGGTTGCGGCTGACAACGATCATGTCGCAGGAAAAGTCCTCGAACAAGTCGGCCGAATTCAAGGCGGGCGCGGAAGCTTCCAACCGCGTGATCCGAGACTGGAACTACATCGATAATCAGTACTTTGATCTGACGCGCCGGGACACGCTGGGCCTGTCGTTCGCCGATCTTCAGCCGGGGGACAGTATCACCAAGTGGGAAGTTTACCAGTCGTTTTCGAGTTACCAGGACAGCAAGATTCCCAAGAAGACTGCCAGTGTTTACGTCGACCCGTACAACCCGAACAAGTATCGCGAGGAGTTCACCGGCGGCACGTTTATTTCTTACGGCGCCGACCGCCAGATCAGCGACCAGACGCAGTACATCCTGGTTCATCCGACGGAGCACTACATCCTCTTCGACCAGCCGGTGCGCGATATCGCGATCGGGATCTACATGGAGTACCGGCGACGCCTGAACGACGGGCGGGATACGATTATCTCGGTCGGCGATCTGGGCAGTTCCGACAACGACACGCTGATCACACTGAAGTTGCTTAAGCATAACAATCCCCAGCCGCAATTTGTCAGTTGGAAATATGTCTGGCGCAACGTGTACGACGTCGGCCGGGTAGACAATCCCGACGATTTCTATGTGCATGTATACAAGGGCAACGCCACCGATGCCACGCAGCGCGAGGAGTCGGACCTGGACAACCAACAGGGAGTTAGCTACATCAACCTGCTCGGGATTGACAACAACAACGACGGGCAGGTGGACGGCTACAATCAACAGATATTGGACCGTGCGCGCGGTCATCTTCGCTTCCCGAATCGCCGGCCGTTTGACAGCGACGTGTTGTCCGAGCGGGTGCCGGAAGCCTACGATGCGGCTCCGAACAACACCGACCGCACCAACAAGTCGAAGTACTACTTGCTGGTGACCTCGAAGACGCGGCAGAAGCAGTTCTCGCTCGGGCACTTCGATATCGTACCGGAGTCGGAGTCGGTCACGCTCAATGGCCGCACGCTCAAGAAGGATGTCGATTACCAGATCACCTACGAATCGGGGCAGATCACCTTCCTCAACGATGAGGCGCTGAGCGCGGCCGCGGATGTCAAGATCGACTACGAATACGCGCCGCTGATCTCCTCGGAAAAGAAGACCCTGCTGGGCGCGCGGGCAGAATACGACGTGATGCAGAATTTCAAGATCGGCGCGACGGCGCTGTACAAGTCGGAGAAAGAGACCGACCGCAAGCCGAAGCTGGGTGAGGAGCAGGCGACGTTTGTGAACCTGGATGTCGATGCGTCGTATACGTTCGAGACGGAGACTCCGACCAAGCTGATCAATCTGTTGCCGTTCATCGACTCGAAGACGTCGTCGCGCGTGATGATTGCCGGCGAAATCGGGCAGTCGATGCCGAATCCGAATATCAAGGGCGAGGCCTCGATTGACGATTTCGAGGGTTCCAAAGAACGTTACGGGCTGGGCGTGGTGCGGGTCGGGTGGGGACCGGCCACGATTCCGGCGCAGATCGACACCAATTTCGCCTCGCGGGGCAAGCTGATTTGGTACAACCCGTACGATCAGATTCCGATCACGGAGGTCTACGAACGGGATGTGCGTGCGGGAGAGAACCGGACCAACATTCTGGTGATGCGGTTCATGCCGCAGGCGTCCGGCAGCCGGGAGAAGAGCGCGTCGTTTGCGGGGATCATGCGGCCGCTGGCCAAGAGCGCGTACAACCAGGAGAAGACGCGATTCATCGAAATCCGCATGCGCGGCGAAGTCGGGACGCTCCACATCGACATTGGCGAAATCAGCGAAGACCTCAACGGCAACGGTCAATTGGACGCCGAAGTGACCGACAAGGAGTTCGTCAACGAGGCGGAGGACAAGGGGCTGGACAAGCTGTCGGATGCCGAGGAGTGCGCCTTGTGCGCGGCGGGGACGGCGCCGGCGTGGTACAACTGTCCCGCCGAAGGGGCGAGTTGTGTCGATCCGGCCGGAGACAATTGGGCTTACAGTTCCTCCGATCGCGACAACTACGACCGCATCAACGGCACGGAGGGCAATCGCGGCGATCTGTCGCGACTGAACCGTCCCGACACCGAGGACTTGAATGCCGACGGCCGGGTGATCACCGACAACAGCAATGCCTATTACTCCTATGCGATTGATTTGGCCGACAATCCGTTCCGGGTCGAGGGGACGACCAACAAATTCGGTTGGTACACCGTCCGGATACCGTTCCAGGACACGTCGCTGGTCGACGTGACGGTCGGCAATGCCAGCAAGGCGAACATACAGTCGGTGCGACTGTGGTTGAACGGCGTCACCCGGGACACCGCTTTTGTCGAAATCGCCGAAATCGAGTTGACGCGCAATTCCTGGGAAGCGCAGCCGCTGCTGCCGCTGAATCGTGGACGGCTGGACGACACGCGGTTTGAGGTGTCGGTTGCGAATACCGAGGAGGATACAGTCTACGTCTCGCCGCCGGGGGTGGAAGGATTCTACGACAAGACTACCGGCCTGCGGGAGCGCGAACAATCGCTGCGGTTTGACTTTGTCAACTTCGCTCCGGGCGACACCGGTTTTGCCGAGAAGATCCCGTTCAAGTCGCAGGACTTAAGCGGCTACAAGAGGCTGGAGATGTGGATTCACGGCGATCAAAACCGCGACAACATGCTCTTCTTCTTCCGTTTCGGCCCGGACGAGCGCAATTATTACGAATACAAGACGGTGGTCAAGGAGGGTTGGGACCGGGATGCGGCCGTCAATATTCCCTTCGACGAGATCACGCAGGTCAAACTGAAGCTGCTTGATCTGAAGCAGGAATTTCCCGACACCAACGAGTACTCCGAGGGCAAGTATCGCATTTTCGGCAACCCGTCGATCACGCGGATCAAGTATTACGCGCTCGGCATCACCAGCACGGACTCGCTGGCGGCGCCGGAGCGCCTGACCGGCAACGTCTGGATCGACGAATTGCGGGCGACCGAGGTGCGGCGCGACCAGGGGATTGCGGCCTACCTGTCGGGGTCGATGTCGTTCGGCGACGTGGCGTCGGTGGCCGTCAACTATACCAAGACGGACGAGTTCTTCCGCACCCTGACCCAGGCCGACCGGCGCGATCTGGGATCGGGCAGTCAGAACGTGGCCTACGGCTACTCCTTCAGCTTCAACGTCGACAAGTTCTTCCCGCCGGCGGAAAATGTGCAGATTCCGTTCAGCTTCAACTGGTCGCGCACCGAGCTGTCGCCGCGACTGATCACCGGTTCCGATATTCTCGTGCCGACGGATCGGCTGGAGAGCGAGAAGAGCGTGAATACGAACTACGGCTTCTCGATCAGCGAACGCTGGAACAAGCGCACCGGGAACCCGCTGTATACGGTGCTGCTGAACAAGTTCCAGGGGAGTTTGTCGTACACCAAGCTGACCTCGCGGACACCGACGGTACCGGTGAGCGACAACGAGGGCTACACGGCGAAAGGACGTTACAGCACCGGGATCGGGATCAAGGGTGGGATCGGAATCTTCTCGTGGCTGCGGGGATTTCCCCTGGTGCCGGGGCGCGTGGTGGCGACGCAATTCAATCCGCTGCCGAACCGGCTCGCTTTTGACGGCGAAGTCAACCGCCGGACGGAGAACCGCACCAACAGCTTCGGCGTGCAGACCAATCGCTACACGCGGACGCTGCGCGGTAATTTCGACACCGGCGCCAACCCGATCACCGGCGTCGAAGTCGGCTATCGCTTCTCCACCGACCGCGACATCAGCAATCCGGATTACGTCAAGTTTTCGTTCAATCCGAAGGACATTATCCTGGGTCAGGAGCGCCGTTACTCCGAGGCGGTGACGATCAACTACTCGCCGAACGTGCTGCCGTTTATCACCGGCACCAAACTGGGGTTCACGTCGTCGCACGATGAGAACTTCGACCAGACGAGTTCGACGAACACCATTTCGGATCTGCGACGGATCAACAATTCGCGCTCCTTCAGCGCCGGCGCGACGCTCAACTTGCAGAAGCTGCTGGGGCAGAACACCGGCGGCGCGCCGCAGCGGGGACGAGTGACGCCGCCCAAGCCGAAGCCGAGCGGATTGGATTCGTTGCGTCGCGGCGCCGCGGCCGATACGACGAAGGGTAAGCCGCCGGTGGTGTCGCAGCCGAAGGTGCCGGGCACGCCGGTATACATGTACCCCTTACGATTCGTGCGGTTATTTACCGACCAGATCGATCCGGTGGCGACGACGTTCAAGTGGGACGAGCGGATTTCGCTGGACGGTTTTGTCGAGCGGCCGAGTTGGAAATATCGCTTCGGCTTTTCCAGCGATCCGGACGCCGAGCGGCGCAGTGGTACGATCGGCACGGGGCAGTTGGATGCCTACACGCGTACGCGCGGGTACACGGCGCGTTCCGGGGTGCGGCTGCCGCTGGGGATGGCGGTCGGCGTGGGCTGGTCGTATTCGATCGCGGACGGGACGGGCCGCCAGACGCGCGACAAAGGCACGGTTTGGCCCGACCTGACCTTCCGCTTCGGCAAGCTGGACTTCCTCCTGTTCCCGAAGCTGTTCGCGCGCTCGTTCACGCTCGATTCGAAGTTCTCGCGCAAGGACAACTTGTCGGAGAACGTCGCGACCGGTTTCAAGCGGAACCAGACGATTGCCGACGACTGGTCGCCGCTGCTGTCGGCGGGAATTGAGTGGAAGTTCGCGCAGGGCTTGCGTTCGACGGTGAGCTACACGACGAGCAAGGCGAAGAAGCTGCAGTTCCGCGACGGTGCGACGCAGGACGGCGGGTTATCGACCGACACGCGCGACTTCTCGTCCGGGGTGTCGGTGCGCACGTCCTACTCCTTCCGCGGCGGTTCGAATCTGTGGTTGCCGCTGTTCGGGCGGATGAAAATTCAGTCGACGTTGACGCTAGATCTTGACGTCAGCAAACGCAACACCCGGACGGAGAATCAGAGTCCGAACTACACGAATGCGGACAAGACAACGTCCGACCGCAGCGAGTTGACGATCCAGCCGTCGGCGAGCTACAATTTCTCGACCAATATCAAGGGCGGTTTGACGGCGCGCTGGACCGACACCAACGATGCCCGGGCCGGCAACCGCCACGTGCGCGAGCTGCAGTTCTGGGTGGAGATCCGATTCTAAATGCTCGGGTCGATCAAAGAGGTGTTTGCCTTTACGCGCGGCGAGACGATCGCGCTGTGCGTGTTGCTGGCCATCACGCTGATCGGAGGCGGGCTGGTGATTTACGACCACTCGCGGCAGAGCCTGCCGCCGCGGTTGATTTTCGAGGCGCTGGAGACCGAGCCAGCCAAGGTGACCGAGACGGCGCCGAGCATGCCGGAGCACAAGCCGCAGACCGTGGCGCTGCCGACGCGGCCGCTGCGGCTAAACCTCAATACCGCGCCGGCGGAGAGTCTGCAACTGCTGCCGCTGGTCGGCGCGACGCTAAGCCGCCGCATCGTCGAGTATCGCACCCAGCATGGACCGTTTGCCTCCGTCGACCAACTGGTGGCGGTCAACGGCATCGGCAAGAAGAACCTGGAGAAGCTGCGTCCGTACCTGATCTGCGAATAGCCCCGCCAAATCTGGTCAGAACCGACCTATATTTCAGTTGAAAATCGCCGCCGACTGTGCTACTTTGCGCGACTATTACGGCAGTAGCGGAGGAGAGCAGCGAATGATTGTCGAACAGCAGACGATTCGCCAGAGCGCCAGCGGCTCGGGAGTCGGGCTTCACACCGGATGTCAGGCCACGATCACGTTTCGACCGGCGGAGGTCGGCAGCGGCGTGCGCTTTGTCCGCGTCGATCTTCCCGGCCAGCCGGAGGTTCCGGCCGACATTGATCACGTCGTCGGGTTGGAGCGCGGCACCGTCTTGCAGCGCGGTGAGGCGCGGGTGCATACGGTTGAGCACGTGCTCGCGGCGGTGGCGGGTCTCCAGATTGACAACCTGATTATCGAGCTGGACAATATCGAACCGCCGGTCTTCGACGGTTCGGCGCTGCCGTTTGTGGAAATCCTGCAGCAGGGCGGGATCGTTGCGCAGGGCCAGCCGAAGAATTACTTCGAGATCGACACCCACGTCAGTTATTCCGAGAAAGACCGCGGCGTCGACATTGTCGTGGTGCCGTCCGATCAATTTCGCATCACCTTCCTGGTGGACTATCGCAATCCGGCGCTGGGCACGCAGTACACATCGCTGGTGAGCCTGGAAGAGGAATTCGTCAACGAGTTCGCTCCGGCGCGGACGTTCTGCTTTCTGTCGGAAGTGGAGATGTTGAAGGAGAAGGGGATTATCCGCGGCGGCGGGCTGGACACGGCGATCGTGATTTGCGATCACGACATTGACCAGGCCGAGGTTGACCGGCTGAAGCGGCTGTTCGGGCTGGAGATCGACGTGCGGATCGGCCAGACCGGGATCCTCAACGATAAGCAACTGCGCTTTTACAACGAGCCGGTGCGGCACAAGGCGGTGGATCTGATCGGGGATCTGTTCCTGATCGGCGCGCCGATCAAGGGACACGTGCTGGCGGCGCGTTCGGGCCACGCGGCCAACGTGGCGCTGGCGCGCAAACTGCGGTCGATGTTCCAGAAGAAGCAACTGCGGCAGAAGTTTTCCGGCCGGGCGGCGGGCGACTACGTGCTTGACATCAATGCGATCATGAAGATTATGCCGCACCGCTACCCGTTCCTGCTGATCGACCGCATCCTCGACATCGTGCCGGAACAGTCGGTCACGGCGATCAAGAACGTGACGATCAACGAGCCGTTCTTCAACGGCCACTTCCCGGGGCATCCGATCATGCCGGGCGTGCTGATTGTCGAGGCGATGGCGCAGGCCGGCGGGTTTCTGCTGTTGAATACGGTTGAAGATGCGGATAAGAAAATAGTATACTTCATGGGCATCGACGGCGTACGCTTTCGCAAGCCGGTGTTGCCGGGGGACCAATTACGTTTCGAGCTGAAGATGGTATCGTTCCGGCGGTCCACCTGCAAGATGACGGGGCAGGCGTACGTGGGTGAAACCTTGGTGTGTGAAGCCGAGATGATGGCGGCCGTAGTTGACCGATGAGCAACAGCCGAATTCACGAGAGCGCGATTGTCTCGTCGCGCGCCGAACTGGGCGCGGGGGTGACGGTCGGACCATACGCGGTCGTCGAAGATGACGTGGTCATCGGCGACGGCAGTTCGGTCGGCTCACACGCGCTGATCGCCGCCGGAGCGCGAATCGGCAAGGAGGTGCATATTCACCATGGCGCCGTCGTGGGCACCGTTCCCCAGGATTTGAAATTCGGCGGTGAGAAGACTTTGCTG
This region of Candidatus Zixiibacteriota bacterium genomic DNA includes:
- a CDS encoding bifunctional UDP-3-O-[3-hydroxymyristoyl] N-acetylglucosamine deacetylase/3-hydroxyacyl-ACP dehydratase, coding for MIVEQQTIRQSASGSGVGLHTGCQATITFRPAEVGSGVRFVRVDLPGQPEVPADIDHVVGLERGTVLQRGEARVHTVEHVLAAVAGLQIDNLIIELDNIEPPVFDGSALPFVEILQQGGIVAQGQPKNYFEIDTHVSYSEKDRGVDIVVVPSDQFRITFLVDYRNPALGTQYTSLVSLEEEFVNEFAPARTFCFLSEVEMLKEKGIIRGGGLDTAIVICDHDIDQAEVDRLKRLFGLEIDVRIGQTGILNDKQLRFYNEPVRHKAVDLIGDLFLIGAPIKGHVLAARSGHAANVALARKLRSMFQKKQLRQKFSGRAAGDYVLDINAIMKIMPHRYPFLLIDRILDIVPEQSVTAIKNVTINEPFFNGHFPGHPIMPGVLIVEAMAQAGGFLLLNTVEDADKKIVYFMGIDGVRFRKPVLPGDQLRFELKMVSFRRSTCKMTGQAYVGETLVCEAEMMAAVVDR
- a CDS encoding helix-hairpin-helix domain-containing protein, translated to MLGSIKEVFAFTRGETIALCVLLAITLIGGGLVIYDHSRQSLPPRLIFEALETEPAKVTETAPSMPEHKPQTVALPTRPLRLNLNTAPAESLQLLPLVGATLSRRIVEYRTQHGPFASVDQLVAVNGIGKKNLEKLRPYLICE
- the sprA gene encoding cell surface protein SprA is translated as MHILAILAIVAAGLGLGIEVAEAAPGVSIALKLPPNNLTKIEPRAPEIGFSNSAEPRGLFDSNYLKRSITFNYEDYSALLVFNQSIGRFGGFSVPIAAEPNALRDRMIEINTRRVFQESVKSSQMRRTQQGGGGLLEFDIPIRTPKAIKSIIGEGGAGLKVNGYYKISFAGRSQWQDGERVTAGQSKFPSLQMEQISNFNISGTIGSKIFVDVNQDSKRQETFANRIQLRYKGEEDDVIKTIELGNTNLALPSTRFIGYSQRIQGLFGIKTTAELGGLRLTTIMSQEKSSNKSAEFKAGAEASNRVIRDWNYIDNQYFDLTRRDTLGLSFADLQPGDSITKWEVYQSFSSYQDSKIPKKTASVYVDPYNPNKYREEFTGGTFISYGADRQISDQTQYILVHPTEHYILFDQPVRDIAIGIYMEYRRRLNDGRDTIISVGDLGSSDNDTLITLKLLKHNNPQPQFVSWKYVWRNVYDVGRVDNPDDFYVHVYKGNATDATQREESDLDNQQGVSYINLLGIDNNNDGQVDGYNQQILDRARGHLRFPNRRPFDSDVLSERVPEAYDAAPNNTDRTNKSKYYLLVTSKTRQKQFSLGHFDIVPESESVTLNGRTLKKDVDYQITYESGQITFLNDEALSAAADVKIDYEYAPLISSEKKTLLGARAEYDVMQNFKIGATALYKSEKETDRKPKLGEEQATFVNLDVDASYTFETETPTKLINLLPFIDSKTSSRVMIAGEIGQSMPNPNIKGEASIDDFEGSKERYGLGVVRVGWGPATIPAQIDTNFASRGKLIWYNPYDQIPITEVYERDVRAGENRTNILVMRFMPQASGSREKSASFAGIMRPLAKSAYNQEKTRFIEIRMRGEVGTLHIDIGEISEDLNGNGQLDAEVTDKEFVNEAEDKGLDKLSDAEECALCAAGTAPAWYNCPAEGASCVDPAGDNWAYSSSDRDNYDRINGTEGNRGDLSRLNRPDTEDLNADGRVITDNSNAYYSYAIDLADNPFRVEGTTNKFGWYTVRIPFQDTSLVDVTVGNASKANIQSVRLWLNGVTRDTAFVEIAEIELTRNSWEAQPLLPLNRGRLDDTRFEVSVANTEEDTVYVSPPGVEGFYDKTTGLREREQSLRFDFVNFAPGDTGFAEKIPFKSQDLSGYKRLEMWIHGDQNRDNMLFFFRFGPDERNYYEYKTVVKEGWDRDAAVNIPFDEITQVKLKLLDLKQEFPDTNEYSEGKYRIFGNPSITRIKYYALGITSTDSLAAPERLTGNVWIDELRATEVRRDQGIAAYLSGSMSFGDVASVAVNYTKTDEFFRTLTQADRRDLGSGSQNVAYGYSFSFNVDKFFPPAENVQIPFSFNWSRTELSPRLITGSDILVPTDRLESEKSVNTNYGFSISERWNKRTGNPLYTVLLNKFQGSLSYTKLTSRTPTVPVSDNEGYTAKGRYSTGIGIKGGIGIFSWLRGFPLVPGRVVATQFNPLPNRLAFDGEVNRRTENRTNSFGVQTNRYTRTLRGNFDTGANPITGVEVGYRFSTDRDISNPDYVKFSFNPKDIILGQERRYSEAVTINYSPNVLPFITGTKLGFTSSHDENFDQTSSTNTISDLRRINNSRSFSAGATLNLQKLLGQNTGGAPQRGRVTPPKPKPSGLDSLRRGAAADTTKGKPPVVSQPKVPGTPVYMYPLRFVRLFTDQIDPVATTFKWDERISLDGFVERPSWKYRFGFSSDPDAERRSGTIGTGQLDAYTRTRGYTARSGVRLPLGMAVGVGWSYSIADGTGRQTRDKGTVWPDLTFRFGKLDFLLFPKLFARSFTLDSKFSRKDNLSENVATGFKRNQTIADDWSPLLSAGIEWKFAQGLRSTVSYTTSKAKKLQFRDGATQDGGLSTDTRDFSSGVSVRTSYSFRGGSNLWLPLFGRMKIQSTLTLDLDVSKRNTRTENQSPNYTNADKTTSDRSELTIQPSASYNFSTNIKGGLTARWTDTNDARAGNRHVRELQFWVEIRF